A genomic window from Verrucomicrobiota bacterium includes:
- a CDS encoding biopolymer transporter ExbD: MKRFGLRESDGDEGGVDMSPLIDCVFILLIFFIVTTVFVEEKGVEVDKPQAAASASDENNSILIAITEDGRILHEQTNLGLSGIQSLVRRKIRQEDVPVIIQSDKNSNAGLMVRVIDEAKLGGATKVSIGTIN; the protein is encoded by the coding sequence ATGAAACGTTTTGGATTGAGAGAAAGTGATGGAGATGAAGGGGGCGTAGATATGTCACCATTGATTGACTGTGTCTTTATTCTACTGATTTTTTTTATCGTAACGACTGTTTTCGTGGAAGAAAAAGGTGTGGAAGTGGATAAGCCTCAAGCGGCTGCATCCGCATCTGATGAGAATAACAGTATCCTCATTGCTATTACCGAAGATGGTAGAATTCTTCATGAACAAACCAATCTTGGTTTATCTGGTATTCAATCTTTAGTAAGACGCAAGATCAGGCAAGAAGATGTGCCTGTTATCATTCAATCAGATAAAAACAGTAATGCCGGTTTGATGGTTCGGGTTATTGATGAGGCAAAATTGGGCGGCGCCACTAAGGTAAGTATTGGCACCATTAATTAG
- a CDS encoding helix-turn-helix domain-containing protein, producing MPWEEVTGMDQREKFVVLAQSERYTISELCESYGISRKTGYKWLRRYAEGGIGAMKERSRAPRRVPSRTERALERLMISERRKHSTSGGKKTH from the coding sequence ATGCCTTGGGAAGAAGTTACCGGAATGGATCAGAGAGAGAAGTTTGTGGTACTAGCCCAGAGTGAGCGTTATACGATAAGTGAGTTATGTGAGAGTTACGGGATATCGCGAAAGACAGGCTATAAATGGCTAAGGAGATATGCAGAGGGAGGCATAGGGGCAATGAAAGAAAGGAGTCGAGCCCCTAGGAGAGTTCCAAGTAGGACTGAGCGTGCCCTGGAGAGACTTATGATATCAGAGCGGCGAAAGCATAGCACGTCGGGAGGCAAAAAGACCCATTAG
- a CDS encoding biopolymer transporter ExbD yields the protein MRRFGSSESDGDEADVDMSPLIDCVFILLIFFIVTTVFVEETGVEVNKPQAVSSVSLEKNSILIAITEEGDIVYGGNNIGVAGVQPLVRRMTRQENMPVIIQADQKGNAGLTVRVIDEAKLGGAIKISIATLN from the coding sequence ATGAGACGTTTTGGGTCAAGTGAAAGTGATGGGGACGAAGCAGATGTAGATATGTCTCCACTCATTGACTGTGTCTTTATTTTGCTGATCTTTTTTATTGTGACGACTGTATTCGTTGAAGAAACGGGTGTAGAAGTAAATAAACCGCAAGCAGTATCTTCTGTATCCCTGGAGAAAAATAGTATCCTCATCGCTATTACCGAAGAAGGGGACATTGTTTATGGCGGTAACAATATCGGCGTGGCTGGCGTACAACCTCTAGTCAGGCGTATGACGAGACAAGAAAATATGCCAGTCATTATTCAAGCAGATCAGAAAGGGAATGCGGGTTTGACCGTTCGAGTGATCGATGAGGCAAAACTGGGCGGAGCCATTAAGATTAGTATAGCTACTCTTAATTAG
- a CDS encoding saccharopine dehydrogenase family protein: MSSVLIIGAGGVGQVVTHKCAQLPEVFSKITLASRTKSKCDKIASQLNRPVETAQVDADNVHELVALIKKVQPEILIHVALPYQDLHIMDACLETGVTYLDTANYEPRDEAKFCYKWQWDYQDKFKDAGLLALLGSGFDPGVTNVFTAHAAKHQFDEIHTLDIIDCNAGDHQQAFATNFNPEINIREVTAKGRYWKNQNWIETEPLFEKKVFDFPEGIGSKDMYLMYHEELESLTKNFPTLKQARFWMTFSQSYLTHLQVLENVGMTRIDPVSYQGTEIIPLQFLKALLPDPSSLGPLTKGRTCIGCLIKGVKDGKDKTYYIYNICDHEAAYRETQSQAISYTTGVPAMIGAKMILDKSWSGTGVFNMEDFDPDPFMTALNQYGLPWKETILPNDFIL, from the coding sequence ATGTCTAGCGTGTTAATTATAGGAGCAGGTGGAGTGGGCCAGGTCGTCACCCACAAATGTGCTCAGCTTCCAGAAGTATTTAGTAAAATCACTCTTGCCAGCCGCACCAAATCGAAATGCGACAAAATCGCTTCTCAGCTCAATCGCCCGGTTGAGACTGCACAAGTGGATGCGGACAATGTCCATGAACTCGTCGCACTCATTAAAAAAGTTCAGCCTGAAATACTTATCCATGTCGCTCTTCCTTATCAGGACCTCCATATCATGGACGCTTGTTTGGAGACAGGAGTTACTTATCTCGATACGGCTAACTATGAGCCTAGAGATGAAGCCAAGTTTTGCTACAAATGGCAATGGGATTACCAGGACAAATTTAAAGATGCTGGCCTTCTGGCCCTTTTAGGCAGTGGATTTGATCCAGGAGTCACTAATGTCTTCACCGCGCATGCTGCCAAGCATCAATTTGATGAAATACACACTTTGGATATTATCGACTGTAATGCCGGAGATCACCAGCAGGCTTTTGCCACCAACTTTAATCCTGAAATCAATATCCGTGAAGTTACCGCCAAGGGCCGTTATTGGAAAAATCAAAACTGGATAGAAACGGAACCACTCTTTGAGAAAAAGGTCTTTGATTTTCCTGAGGGAATTGGCTCCAAAGATATGTATCTCATGTACCATGAAGAACTTGAATCCCTAACAAAGAATTTTCCTACACTCAAACAAGCGCGCTTCTGGATGACTTTTTCACAAAGCTACCTCACTCATCTTCAGGTCTTAGAAAACGTTGGAATGACTCGCATTGATCCTGTTTCATACCAAGGCACTGAGATTATTCCTTTACAATTTCTTAAAGCTCTCTTACCAGATCCTTCCAGCCTAGGACCTCTTACAAAAGGTAGGACCTGTATTGGTTGTTTGATCAAAGGGGTGAAAGACGGCAAAGATAAAACTTATTACATCTACAATATTTGTGATCATGAGGCAGCCTATCGAGAAACTCAGTCTCAGGCCATTTCCTATACCACAGGAGTACCTGCCATGATAGGAGCCAAAATGATTCTCGATAAATCTTGGTCTGGCACCGGTGTATTCAATATGGAAGACTTTGATCCAGATCCATTCATGACCGCGCTCAACCAATATGGGCTGCCCTGGAAAGAAACCATTCTCCCTAATGATTTTATTCTATAA
- the nspC gene encoding carboxynorspermidine decarboxylase translates to MSHPLSEKEIQKLPSPCFVVDETLVLKNLQTLQSVQEATGAQILLALKAFSMFSTFPLLKKVLHGTCASSLNEARLGREEFDKEVHTYSPAYTKSELEKILPLSDKVLFNSFGQWEKFQTTIKPYLDQVLFGFRINPQHSEGQTAIYDPCAPCSRLGIPADQFATYVSKHPNTLDGITGLHFHTLCEQDSYALERTLQAFENACSPYLSKMNWINFGGGHHITRSDYNVEHLIQLINCFKEKYQVQIYLEPGEAVVLHTGFFITTVLDIISNDKQIAVLDTSAVAHLPDVLEMPYQPELVNAAKDSRYPYKYLLTGSTCLAGDLIGEYSFPEELSIGQRLIFLDMAHYTMVKTTTFNGINLPSIALKKAESGELKVVRSFSYEDFKARLS, encoded by the coding sequence ATGAGTCATCCACTCTCGGAAAAAGAAATTCAAAAACTCCCATCTCCCTGCTTTGTTGTTGACGAAACTTTAGTTCTAAAGAACCTCCAAACTCTGCAATCCGTTCAAGAAGCGACAGGAGCCCAGATCCTTCTCGCTCTCAAGGCTTTTTCGATGTTTAGCACCTTTCCATTACTCAAAAAAGTACTTCATGGAACGTGTGCTAGCAGCTTAAACGAGGCTCGACTTGGGCGAGAAGAATTCGATAAAGAAGTCCATACCTATTCGCCCGCTTATACCAAGAGTGAATTGGAAAAGATCCTACCCCTCTCCGATAAAGTGCTATTCAATTCCTTTGGTCAATGGGAAAAATTTCAAACAACCATCAAACCTTATCTCGACCAAGTTCTCTTCGGATTTCGCATTAACCCTCAGCATTCTGAGGGACAAACTGCCATTTATGATCCCTGCGCGCCCTGCTCACGTTTAGGGATCCCTGCGGATCAATTTGCCACTTATGTCTCTAAACACCCCAATACACTTGATGGGATCACAGGACTCCATTTTCATACCCTTTGTGAGCAAGACTCCTATGCCCTGGAGCGAACTCTCCAAGCTTTTGAAAATGCTTGCAGTCCTTATCTTAGTAAGATGAATTGGATTAATTTTGGAGGAGGTCACCACATCACCCGCTCGGATTATAACGTGGAACATCTTATCCAACTCATCAATTGCTTTAAAGAAAAGTATCAGGTTCAAATTTACCTAGAACCAGGAGAAGCTGTCGTCCTCCATACCGGCTTCTTCATCACAACTGTTTTAGACATCATCTCAAACGATAAGCAAATCGCAGTATTAGACACTTCTGCTGTTGCCCACTTACCAGATGTTTTAGAAATGCCTTATCAGCCTGAACTAGTCAACGCCGCCAAGGACTCGAGGTATCCTTATAAATACCTGTTGACAGGCTCAACCTGCTTAGCAGGAGACCTAATCGGTGAATACTCTTTTCCTGAAGAACTATCCATTGGACAAAGACTCATTTTTCTAGATATGGCTCACTACACCATGGTAAAGACTACCACTTTCAATGGGATCAACTTACCCAGCATCGCCCTCAAAAAAGCTGAAAGTGGTGAACTGAAAGTTGTCCGCTCTTTTAGTTATGAAGATTTTAAAGCCCGTCTTTCCTAG
- a CDS encoding DUF3450 family protein produces the protein MKIMEKRNIALWVFVLCTVSVTSAWSQEEEDFRIQLELARESIKQWAETETLLSQERKDWKLGKSMLEGRIELLKNEIKQRKESIEKAKEMITDADKQREEFVSKNEELKEASQQVTGEIAKLEAMVKTKLLPMMPTPLSDKLRPLVQKVPQKPDETKLSLSVRFGNVIGILNEVNKFNRNSHTFNEVRELQEGQRAEVRTLYLGIGQAYYVSNDGQFAGVGWPDGASGWKWQVANESAADIAKAINVLEGRETAAFVSIPAEIH, from the coding sequence ATGAAAATAATGGAAAAACGGAACATAGCTTTATGGGTGTTTGTGCTGTGCACGGTAAGTGTAACGAGTGCTTGGAGTCAAGAGGAAGAGGATTTTAGGATACAGTTAGAACTTGCGCGGGAGTCTATTAAGCAATGGGCTGAGACAGAAACCCTACTTTCTCAAGAACGCAAGGATTGGAAATTAGGTAAAAGCATGTTGGAGGGACGGATCGAGCTTCTGAAAAATGAGATCAAGCAACGCAAGGAGAGCATTGAAAAAGCCAAGGAAATGATTACGGATGCAGACAAACAGCGCGAAGAGTTTGTATCCAAAAATGAGGAGCTTAAAGAGGCTTCTCAACAAGTTACTGGGGAAATAGCAAAGTTAGAAGCTATGGTTAAGACTAAGCTTCTTCCAATGATGCCGACACCTTTATCTGATAAGTTGAGGCCATTGGTGCAAAAAGTGCCTCAAAAACCCGATGAAACCAAATTATCATTGTCTGTTCGCTTTGGAAATGTCATTGGTATCCTTAATGAAGTAAACAAATTTAACCGGAACTCTCATACTTTTAACGAAGTTCGCGAGCTTCAAGAGGGACAAAGAGCTGAGGTGAGAACCTTGTACTTGGGGATAGGTCAGGCTTATTATGTCTCAAATGATGGTCAATTCGCAGGTGTAGGTTGGCCAGATGGTGCATCTGGATGGAAATGGCAGGTAGCTAATGAATCCGCAGCAGATATAGCAAAAGCAATTAATGTTTTGGAAGGTCGGGAAACAGCGGCGTTTGTTTCAATCCCCGCAGAAATTCATTAA
- a CDS encoding MotA/TolQ/ExbB proton channel family protein: MNKKVSIYRFIGFLVIACVPSATSAQNEMNKAVEQSKKDLEVSLLKLSELREAITKEKLPMSRELNKLEDELIELHEQYKKESRTLDSRNLDLSNLKREIKAREAENSFISNLFDEYVRNFKSRVHISELKRYAHVQREAELAPENPNLIPAQKFEAQIELVNESLNRLIELGGGATFDGYAISNSGDEIKGRFGILGPVVLFASEDGQSAGLVDQKLGSNEPAVRPVQAVDPAEEVQMNQAIKPMLDTGKGMIVFDPSEGDAAKYVEAEDTLIDELRKGGITMWPIIILAIAAILVTLAKFIHLSLVPQVSRKKTRQLLTYINGGNFDQAKSYVAGFKGPMGEMLRAAVDHIREPKDLIEEVMFEVVMETKLKLQSFIAFVALSAAAAPLLGLLGTVTGMINTFKMITIYGTGDAKMLSGGISEALLTTKWGLIVAIPSVIAASYLNRKAKGIVDNMEKAAISFVNTISRRANGSVSVEAHEASDGRDASPTITIQTSPASSPNQILVPPISPMVPAGMVESEQSTKTKAVARSVPIPKTPKVAAGAGTSDEY; encoded by the coding sequence ATGAATAAGAAGGTGAGTATCTATCGGTTTATAGGATTCTTAGTCATCGCATGCGTTCCTTCAGCGACATCGGCTCAGAACGAAATGAACAAGGCGGTTGAGCAATCGAAGAAAGACTTAGAAGTGAGTCTGCTGAAATTGTCGGAACTTCGAGAAGCGATTACAAAAGAAAAGCTTCCGATGAGTCGAGAGCTTAACAAGCTGGAGGACGAACTCATTGAATTGCATGAGCAATATAAAAAAGAGTCTCGAACCCTGGATAGTCGTAACTTAGATCTCAGCAACTTGAAGAGAGAGATCAAGGCAAGGGAAGCTGAAAATTCCTTTATCTCCAATCTTTTTGACGAGTATGTGCGCAATTTTAAATCACGAGTTCATATCAGTGAGTTAAAGCGTTATGCCCATGTACAACGTGAAGCGGAACTGGCACCTGAAAACCCTAATTTGATTCCAGCTCAAAAATTTGAAGCGCAAATTGAGTTGGTCAATGAGTCACTCAACCGTCTTATCGAGCTTGGTGGCGGAGCAACTTTTGACGGATACGCGATCAGTAATTCAGGTGATGAGATCAAGGGACGTTTTGGCATTCTAGGACCTGTGGTTCTTTTTGCCTCTGAGGATGGTCAAAGTGCAGGTCTTGTCGATCAGAAGTTGGGATCCAATGAGCCAGCGGTTAGGCCGGTGCAAGCGGTTGATCCCGCTGAAGAAGTGCAGATGAATCAAGCGATCAAGCCCATGCTAGATACTGGCAAGGGTATGATTGTATTTGATCCGAGTGAAGGCGATGCAGCCAAGTATGTTGAAGCGGAAGACACGCTTATCGATGAATTGCGCAAAGGTGGAATAACGATGTGGCCGATTATTATTTTGGCTATTGCAGCTATCTTAGTGACGCTAGCTAAATTTATTCACCTGTCACTTGTTCCGCAAGTTTCGCGCAAGAAAACGAGGCAGCTTTTAACTTATATCAATGGCGGAAATTTCGATCAGGCGAAGTCATATGTTGCGGGCTTTAAGGGACCTATGGGTGAGATGTTAAGAGCAGCGGTCGACCACATTAGGGAGCCTAAAGACTTAATTGAGGAAGTCATGTTCGAGGTGGTGATGGAGACTAAGCTGAAGTTGCAGAGTTTCATAGCTTTCGTGGCATTGAGTGCTGCTGCAGCTCCACTATTGGGTCTTTTAGGAACAGTGACAGGTATGATCAATACCTTTAAAATGATAACTATATATGGAACTGGTGATGCAAAAATGCTCTCAGGGGGTATCTCAGAAGCACTTCTTACAACGAAGTGGGGTTTGATTGTAGCGATTCCATCGGTAATCGCTGCCTCTTATTTAAACCGGAAGGCAAAGGGTATTGTTGATAACATGGAGAAAGCCGCTATTTCCTTTGTGAATACGATCAGTCGTCGTGCAAATGGTAGTGTTTCTGTTGAGGCCCATGAGGCAAGTGACGGAAGAGATGCTAGCCCCACAATCACTATTCAAACATCTCCAGCTTCTTCGCCTAACCAGATTCTAGTCCCTCCTATTTCACCTATGGTTCCTGCGGGAATGGTTGAGTCTGAGCAATCGACCAAGACGAAAGCTGTGGCTAGATCTGTTCCAATCCCTAAGACTCCTAAAGTTGCAGCAGGTGCTGGAACATCGGATGAGTATTAA
- a CDS encoding energy transducer TonB — protein MQKKRSKTGLVFRWVAVLGAAAGMTLVVFLMLPIFQKIAGGLGKDRTIREVEMAQLPPPPPPPPEEEEPEPEEEEEPPPPQLDEEPPPLTLDQLELALNSGMGGVGGDFGMSLNIGDVVNKQMKEAGDKAFSMAELDKPAQAVFQGLPVYPPELQKKKLKGRAIITFIVGKDGRVQSPKAIKSDHPAFGKAAVDAVRKWKFEPGERDGKKVAMKMKVPISFVPPS, from the coding sequence ATGCAAAAGAAACGATCAAAGACTGGTTTAGTTTTTCGTTGGGTAGCTGTTTTAGGTGCAGCCGCGGGCATGACCTTGGTTGTTTTTTTGATGCTACCCATTTTCCAGAAAATTGCCGGTGGGTTGGGGAAGGATAGAACCATAAGGGAGGTAGAAATGGCGCAGCTTCCACCGCCTCCGCCGCCTCCACCAGAGGAGGAAGAGCCGGAGCCAGAAGAAGAGGAAGAACCTCCGCCCCCTCAGCTAGATGAGGAGCCTCCACCTTTGACCTTAGATCAATTAGAGCTCGCTTTGAATAGTGGTATGGGTGGAGTAGGTGGTGACTTTGGTATGAGCCTGAATATTGGTGATGTAGTCAATAAACAGATGAAAGAGGCCGGTGATAAAGCATTCTCAATGGCGGAGCTAGACAAGCCAGCGCAAGCTGTTTTCCAGGGGCTGCCTGTTTACCCTCCAGAGTTGCAAAAGAAAAAGCTCAAGGGAAGAGCAATTATTACCTTTATTGTTGGAAAAGATGGTCGCGTGCAAAGCCCGAAGGCGATTAAGTCTGATCATCCTGCTTTTGGTAAAGCGGCGGTAGACGCAGTCAGGAAATGGAAATTTGAACCAGGTGAGCGTGATGGGAAGAAAGTGGCCATGAAAATGAAAGTGCCCATTAGTTTTGTGCCTCCATCTTGA
- a CDS encoding MotA/TolQ/ExbB proton channel family protein, with the protein MISLEEAWGFWVQGEWSMLGLAGICFIMFILAVDVFLGLKEKRFKMPESKWGPWIRDPELGQGYLGDLIRFVMQSKNIAEIEKHFDEVRSTELRPFIGQLRFMKTCIAAAPLVGLLGTVIGMLVTFKSISSGSGGDQTMEAMANGISLALITTQAGLTVALPGYFVHYYLRRNVQKYEGFLAHLETQCTQFFYKESLQDKPTELTVS; encoded by the coding sequence ATGATTTCCTTAGAAGAAGCTTGGGGATTTTGGGTGCAAGGAGAATGGAGCATGCTCGGTTTAGCAGGCATCTGCTTCATCATGTTCATCTTGGCTGTTGATGTCTTTCTGGGTCTCAAAGAGAAGCGTTTTAAGATGCCTGAATCGAAATGGGGACCATGGATAAGAGATCCTGAGTTAGGTCAAGGATACCTGGGTGATCTTATTCGTTTTGTCATGCAGTCAAAAAATATTGCCGAAATAGAGAAGCACTTTGATGAGGTAAGGTCGACAGAGTTGCGGCCTTTCATAGGGCAGCTTCGTTTTATGAAAACTTGTATTGCCGCAGCCCCGCTGGTTGGTTTGCTAGGAACAGTGATTGGAATGCTGGTGACCTTTAAATCCATCTCATCAGGTTCTGGAGGGGATCAAACGATGGAAGCGATGGCGAATGGTATTTCTCTAGCACTCATCACGACGCAAGCTGGACTTACAGTAGCACTGCCTGGTTACTTTGTTCATTATTATCTGCGTCGCAATGTTCAGAAGTATGAAGGGTTTCTTGCTCACTTGGAAACACAGTGCACACAATTTTTTTATAAAGAATCATTACAAGACAAACCAACAGAGTTAACAGTTTCATGA